One Tripterygium wilfordii isolate XIE 37 chromosome 10, ASM1340144v1, whole genome shotgun sequence DNA segment encodes these proteins:
- the LOC120007757 gene encoding uncharacterized protein LOC120007757 has protein sequence MDQGKKKRKMERKKNPITCRTPFKDLSEAIDLPHLILQIYAGMEGNTIFLIARHPIPEFNLRHPRERHRRSSFLRDFAPPLFLFGVFIWLAYNFSLHQQLMDRQRGTSEILFLLLTSVMALLLDLNMLFLHRNPQVEWRRVGLQGILLIIEIIVAVKCGSLEDIRRTSYAANCHPNS, from the exons ATGGACcaaggaaagaagaagaggaagatggaGAGGAAGAAAAATCCAATCACCTGCAG GACACCCTTCAAAGACCTTTCTGAAGCAATCGATTTACCCCATTTGATACTTCAG ATTTATGCTGGTATGGAAGGAAACACTATTTTCCTCATTGCTAGGCATCCCATTCCAGAGTTCAACCTAAGGCATCCCAG AGAAAGGCATAGAAGATCCAGCTTCCTAAGGGACTTTGCACCACCACTATTTTTGTTTGGCGTCTTTATTTGGCTAGCCTATAATTTTTCCCTTCATCAGCAACTTATGGATCGACAAAGGGGAACATCTGAgattctttttctccttttaacCTCCGTAATGGCCTTGTTACTTGACTTAAACATGCTCTTTCTTCATAGAAATCCACAAGTGGAATGGAGGAGAGTGGGGCTTCAGGGAATCTTGTTGATTATTGAGATTATTGTTGCTGTGAAGTGTGGGAGCCTGGAGGATATTAGAAGAACTAGTTATGCCGCCAATTGCCACCCCAATTCCTAA